One window of the Natrinema sp. CBA1119 genome contains the following:
- a CDS encoding glycosyltransferase family 2 protein gives MRTVDASVVVPARDEGERIERTLDSLAAQRFDGDLEVIVAASGAKTVRVARAHSVVDRVVVDDRREGPGAARNRGAAVAGGDVLLFTDADTVVPASWVRRHHRHYATPDVVGIGGPLRPLENGLRHRACFRLLSDWWYRACWPVGFVQQPGCNCSVRRTTFEAIGGFDDSLEFLEDTDLSLRLRREGTVAYDHTCPVDTSTRRQERVGYGRLCWTYLVGYLNYVVPGRSPAQGYF, from the coding sequence ATGCGGACAGTCGACGCGTCCGTCGTCGTCCCCGCCCGCGACGAGGGGGAACGAATCGAGCGAACCCTGGACTCGCTCGCCGCCCAGCGGTTCGACGGGGATCTCGAGGTGATCGTCGCCGCGAGCGGCGCGAAAACGGTGCGGGTCGCTCGAGCCCATTCGGTCGTCGATCGGGTGGTCGTCGACGACCGCAGGGAGGGGCCCGGGGCGGCCAGAAATAGAGGTGCAGCCGTCGCCGGTGGCGATGTCCTCCTGTTCACCGACGCCGATACGGTCGTCCCGGCGTCGTGGGTTCGACGCCACCACCGACACTACGCCACACCCGACGTCGTCGGCATCGGCGGACCGCTCCGGCCACTCGAGAATGGGCTCCGTCACCGAGCGTGCTTTCGGCTCCTCTCGGACTGGTGGTATCGCGCGTGTTGGCCGGTCGGCTTCGTCCAGCAGCCGGGATGTAACTGCAGCGTGCGACGGACGACGTTCGAGGCGATCGGTGGCTTCGACGACTCCTTGGAATTTCTCGAGGACACCGACCTCTCGTTGCGACTGCGCCGCGAGGGGACCGTCGCGTACGACCATACCTGTCCCGTCGATACGTCGACTCGCCGGCAGGAACGGGTCGGCTACGGACGGCTCTGCTGGACGTATCTCGTCGGCTACCTGAACTACGTAGTACCCGGCCGATCGCCGGCGCAGGGGTACTTCTAA